One Tachysurus fulvidraco isolate hzauxx_2018 chromosome 2, HZAU_PFXX_2.0, whole genome shotgun sequence DNA segment encodes these proteins:
- the timm44 gene encoding mitochondrial import inner membrane translocase subunit TIM44, which produces MAASLCHFYQRYARRGLVLLTTRTCLSTYDSSCVHRICGSVTSASQVRYLSADRGGRKGFLGEFLDTLKQELGKNKEMKENIKKFREEAKKLEESEALQQARRKYKNIESETVKTSGVLKKKLGMLSETVKEGLEEVGRSDIGKKIMEGVEEAAKTAKQSAESVSKSGEKLGKTGAFRAISQGMESVKKEIGDIGHSGPYRAPSSLRKRSDFSSKAAEAESKVFDANEEATGVVLHKDSKWFQQWKDFKDNNVVFNRFFEMKMKYDESDNTLIRASRAITDKMTDLIGGLFSKTEMSEVLTEILKVDPNFDKDSFLKQCEKDIIPNILEAMIQGELEVLKDWCYEATYSQMAHPIQQAKAMGLQFHSKILDVDNVDLAMGKMMEQGPVLIITFQAQLVMVIRNTKGEVVEGDPEKVLRMMYVWALCRDQEEFNPYAAWRLLDISASSTEQVL; this is translated from the exons ATGGCGGCCTCCTTGTGTCACTTTTATCag cGCTATGCCAGGAGGGGTTTAGTATTGCTCACTACACGCACTTGTTTGTCCACATATGACAGCTCCTGTGTGCACAGGATATGTGGGTCTGTCACAAGTGCCTCACAG GTACGGTATTTATCAGCAGACAGAGGAGGACGTAAAGGCTTTTTAGGTGAATTTCTGGACACCTTGAAGCAGGAGCTGGGCAAAAACAAGGAGATGAAAGAGAACATCAAGAAATTTCGTGAGGAGGCCAAAAAGCTTGAGGAATCAGAAGCACTTCAACAAGCTAGGCGGAAATAT AAAAACATTGAGTCTGAAACAGTGAAGACTTCAGGGGTGCTGAAAAAGAAGCTGGGGATGCTGTCCGAGACAGTCAAAGAG GGTTTAGAAGAGGTGGGCCGCTCggacattggaaaaaaaatcatggaagGTGTGGAGGAAGCAGCAAAAACAGCTAAGCAGTCAGCAGAGAGCGTGTCTAAGAGTGGAGAGAAGCTGGGGAAGACAGGAGCTTTTCGAGCAATCTCACAG GGTATGGAGAGCGTGAAAAAGGAGATCGGGGACATTGGTCATAGTGGACCTTACAGAGCACCCAGTAGTTTACGAAAGAGAAGTGACTTCTCATCTAAAGCAGCAGAGGCTGAATCCAAAGTATTTGATGCTAATGA ggAGGCGACAGGTGTCGTGCTTCATAAAGACTCGAAATGGTTCCAGCAGTGGAAGGATTTCAAGGACAACAATGTAGTTTTTAACA GATTCTTTGAAATGAAGATGAAATACGATGAGAGTGACAATACCTTAATCAGAGCATCTCGTGCCATCACGGATAAGATGACGGATCTTATAG GTGGCTTGTTCTCCAAGACTGAGATGTCTGAAGTTCTTACCGAAATTTTGAAGGTAGACCCCAACTTTGATAAAGACTCATTTCTTAAACAATGTGAGAAGGACATCATTCCCAACATCCTGGAG gctATGATTCAAGGAGAGCTTGAGGTCCTGAAGGATTGGTGCTATGAAGCT ACCTACAGCCAGATGGCCCATCCAATTCAGCAAGCTAAAGCGATGGGACTACAGTTTCACTCGAAGATTCTTGACGTCGACAATGTGGAT ctGGCCATGGGGAAAATGATGGAACAAGGTCCTGTCCTCATCATCACCTTCCAGGCCCAGCTGGTGATGGTGATCCGTAACACCAAGGGCGAAGTGGTGGAGGGTGACCCG GAGAAAGTCCTCCGGATGATGTACGTTTGGGCTTTGTGTCGAGACCAGGAGGAGTTCAACCCCTATGCTGCCTGGAGGCTGCTGGACATCTCGGCCTCGAGCACAGAGCAGGTCCTTTGA
- the ticam1 gene encoding TIR domain-containing adapter molecule 1 → MTEETALVEEKKLTEPCADHNTGVNIPTENTISESRGTENISGKHTVAGCLIMGAALQPGRGTTEELNTQKEPPKRDDSYPSSLRSTSTSCSSYSLEISLSTTNNSDKESRPLSLRTPPESRTGQNHEAKPPSSLDNQKPVSPVTKSYGSLNPKPVKEKEHLAGLKVTQCLDTHGTSEIVTPKSPRIESSLEKTFLSSPSGDGKLGAQPVSTSQPHKASSTQPDSFSTEKRASQEKEDMFYAFVILHAQEDFEEADRLKTRLESLSSTTGATFAEDFALPGFSNFRCVEHAIENSAYIMLLLTANFNTHLNETNTDSVLMNSIEKPHKYNTVIPLLPRTNCLTRDQMRPILRTKNPLDETKDRDIFEKMVRKVLDSKNIERQKSMWRHAQLLKKQREHHQWLLEERQYHMNIIRETTRVRELEEQVQRMKMQEQRLPPPNAHQSYSYQGFNGRTQSPGHMQFPSPCPMPSYYNGNMWQQPPSSICIQNAKCIMIGNNSTMTVEGGVDSEDNL, encoded by the coding sequence ATGACAGAAGAGACGGCATTGGTGGAGGAGAAGAAGCTGACAGAACCCTGTGCGGACCATAACACTGGAGTAAACATCCCCACAGAAAATACAATCTCAGAATCAAGAGGCACTGAGAATATCTCTGGAAAACACACAGTTGCTGGATGTCTGATTATGGGTGCTGCTCTCCAGCCAGGCAGGGGGACCACTGAGGAATTAAACACTCAGAAAGAGCCACCTAAACGAGATGATAGCTACCCATCCTCACTTCGCTCCACCTCGACTTCCTGCAGCTCATACAGCCTAGAAATCAGTCTGTCCACAACCAATAACAGTGACAAAGAATCTAGACCACTGTCTCTTAGGACACCTCCAGAGAGCAGAACTGGTCAAAATCATGAGGCCAAGCCCCCAAGTTCCCTTGACAATCAGAAACCAGTTTCTCCAGTAACAAAGTCATATGGCTCTTTAAATCCCAAGCCTGTCAAAGAAAAGGAACACTTAGCAGGATTAAAGGTCACTCAGTGCCTAGATACACATGGCACTTCTGAGATCGTAACCCCCAAGAGCCCAAGAATAGAATCCAGTCTGGAAAAGACATTTTTGTCCAGTCCTAGTGGTGATGGGAAGTTAGGAGCTCAACCAGTGTCAACTAGCCAGCCACATAAAGCATCTTCCACTCAACCAGACAGCTTTAGTACAGAGaagcgagccagccaggagaaAGAGGACATGTTTTATGCCTTTGTAATCCTGCATGCACAGGAAGATTTTGAAGAAGCTGATAGACTCAAGACCAGGTTAGAGTCACTCTCCTCAACAACTGGAGCAACGTTTGCTGAGGACTTTGCATTGCCCGGCTTTTCTAATTTCAGGTGTGTGGAGCATGCCATCGAGAACTCAGCCTACATCATGCTGCTGCTCACTGCAAACTTCAACACTCACCtaaatgagacaaacacagattCTGTGCTCATGAACTCAATTGAAAAGccacacaaatacaacactgtcaTCCCTCTGCTCCCCCGGACGAATTGTTTGACTCGTGATCAAATGCGTCCCATTTTGAGAACTAAAAACCCGCTAGATGAAACGAAGGACAGAGATATTTTTGAAAAGATGGTCCGAAAGGTCTTGGACTCAAAaaacatagagagacagaagtCAATGTGGAGACATGCCCAACTGCTTAAAAAACAACGGGAACATCATCAATGGTTACTGGAAGAGAGACAATACCATATGAACATCATTAGAGAGACTACAAGGGTCCGAGAGTTAGAGGAGCAAGTACAGCGCATGAAAATGCAAGAGCAACGTCTGCCACCTCCTAATGCTCACCAGTCCTATTCATACCAGGGTTTTAATGGAAGAACACAGTCGCCTGGTCACATGCAGTTCCCAAGCCCGTGTCCAATGCCTTCATATTACAATGGAAACATGTGGCAACAACCACCATCCAGCATCTGTATCCAGAATGCTAAATGCATCATGATTGGAAATAACTCCACTATGACTGTGGAAGGAGGTGTAGATTCTGAAGATAAcctttga